The Hypomesus transpacificus isolate Combined female chromosome 2, fHypTra1, whole genome shotgun sequence genome window below encodes:
- the LOC124482740 gene encoding uncharacterized protein LOC124482740 isoform X3, which yields MDEELNYATLHFKSPNIYIRKHDKEKETIYSDIKIKESVLDQTATPEGNEKPNSRCQLVRMMGLCLGILCFLLVIANIALSVYFRAVIAEINTKLSDYSNITSENYLLNVEMINLERQKQELSKDRDRLNWTLEVILQFDNFPVHDYCPEKQGNAKDTYPEQLTEFISNYTKFYYDVYHGYWIGLSKTEMPNQRWMWVDGSKLTTRYWTPRPIGSGGDCVLAMPRSLGFPNIMTNWNTASCQMQNRWICKTKALIK from the exons CTACATTTCAAATCTCCAAATATTTATATAAGAAAAC ATGACAAAGAAAAGGAAACAATATATTCAGATATAAAGATTAAAGAAAGTGTTCTTGATCAGACAGCTACTCCAGAAG GGAATGAGAAACCCAATTCCCGTTGTCAACTGGTCAGAATGATGGGATTGTGTCTAGGcattctttgttttttgttggtAATAGCCAATATTGCCCTCAGTGTCTACT TCAGAGCTGTCATTGCTGAGATCAACACAAAATTG AGTGATTACAGCAACATCACGTCAGAAAATTATCTTTTAAATGTAGAGATGATCAACTTAGAAAGGCAGAAACAAGAGTTGTCAAAAGACAGGGATAGGCTCAACTGGACTCTTGAGGTCATACTTCAGTTTGACAATTTTCCAGTTCATGACTACTGTCCAGAGAAACAAGGAAATGCCAAAG acacctatccagagcaacttaca GAATTCATCAGTAACTACACCAAATTCTATTATGATGTATACCATGGCTACTGGATTGGTTTGAGTAAAACAGAGATGCCAAATCAGAGATGGATGTGGGTTGATGGCAGCAAGCTGACAACAAG GTACTGGACACCAAGACCCATTGGTTCTGGAGGTGACTGTGTGTTGGCTATGCCACGAAGCCTTGGGTTTCCCAATATTATGACTAACTGGAATACAGCATCTTGCCAAATGCAGAACAGATGGATCTGCAAGACTAAGGCATTAATAAAATAA
- the pear1 gene encoding platelet endothelial aggregation receptor 1, with the protein MQSLQSCIILMVLVDLSRSLSPRDPNVCSLWESFTTSVKESFSHPYDQVTAEPCSDPRSSYRCTRHRITYKTAYRQAVKMDYRKRYQCCPGYYESSEKCVPRCTRECVHGRCVAPDRCHCEGGWRGNDCSSSCDSNQWGSDCGQLCKCENGGLCDPVSGTCQCPAGFIGRSCKDPCPTGTFGKGCLQKCQCGTGGSCDKMAGECICRSGFTGTLCEEACPRSRCPLRCPCQNGGICQGKGVCACPHGWTGAVCTERCAEGRFGPNCVHECVCHNGGHCDPETGQCQCADGFTGTRCSEECSVGSYGQDCKGVCDCANGARCYNIDGGCLCEPGFSGPHCRERMCPHGTYGLSCEHSCLCNDKNTLSCHPMKGECTCQPGWAGLHCNETCARGFYGHGCLGPCLCVNGGMCDTVSGHCQCVAGYTGDHCESPCKSETYGKNCSLECSCTNAVDCSPIDGTCFCKEGWRGRDCSVPCSESTWGPGCNATCQCANGASCNPADGSCACMAGWQGALCDQSCPMGTFGPGCLKRCDCRHADGCQGASGQCQCLPGWTGSRCTLPCPEGMWGRNCEQTCSCQNSATCLPHSGACVCRPGYWGPLCQQICSAGRYGDQCGNTCPSCVHSSSCHHVTGQCVCAPGYTGVLCEHECPVGLYGKQCTGTCRCAHNSTCHHQDGSCHCPSGWTSPDCSSQCQPGKFGANCAQTCSCPPNFFCDPQTGECVCETGPGVDCKQERFVSVMVPMSPGERDSWGAIAGIVVLVILVVLLLVLLLLYRRRQKEKQTNTPTVSFSTTRTSNSEYAVPDVPHSYHHYYSNPSYHTLSQSRPPLPHFPNNHGRAIKNTNNQLFCSVKNMERERRGLFGAESNATLPADWKHHETRKDPGAFGIDRSYSYSASLGKYYNKELKDTVAASSSSLNSENPYATIKDLPGPPFCSHESSYMEMKSAMPRERSYTEISPPPFHTATLRRERSSLGNVPEVEPQNHYDLPVNSHIPGHYDLPPVRRPPSPTRRRPPQ; encoded by the exons ATGCAGTCCCTGCAGAGCTGTATCATCCTCATGGTCCTCGTTGACTTGTCGAGGTCTCTGAGCCCGAGGGATCCCAATGTCTGCAGCCTATGGGAGAG TTTCACAACTTCTGTGAAGGAGTCGTTCTCACACCCTTATGACCAGGTAACTGCGGAGCCCTGCTCTGACCCCCGAAGCTCCTACAGATGCACCCGCCACAG GATTACCTATAAAACAGCATACCGGCAGGCCGTGAAGATGGACTATCGTAAGAGGTATCAATGCTGTCCTGGTTACTACGAAAGCAGTGAAAAATGTGTCC CTCGTTGTACCAGAGAGTGTGTCCATGGACGTTGTGTTGCTCCAGACCGCTGCCACTGTGAGGGAGGTTGGCGAGGCAATGACTGCTCAAGTT CCTGTGACAGTAATCAATGGGGTTCAGACTGCGGTCAGCTGTGCAAGTGTGAGAACGGCGGACTGTGTGATCCTGTCAGCGGTACCTGCCAGTGTCCCGCTGGATTCATAGGGCGCAGCTGCAAAGACCCCTGCCCCACAGGCACGTTCGGCAAGGGCTGTCTACAGAAGTGCCAGTGCGGAACTGGGGGGTCCTGTGATAAAATGGCCGGAGAATGCATCTGTCGCAGTGGCTTCACAGGGACACT TTGTGAGGAGGCGTGCCCAAGGAGCAGATGCCCACTCCGATGCCCATGTCAGAATGGGGGCATCTGCCAGGGAAAGGGGGTCTGTGCCTGTCCTCATGGCTGGACG GGTGCGGTGTGCACTGAGCGTTGTGCAGAGGGAAGGTTTGGGCCAAACTGCgtccatgagtgtgtgtgtcacaacgGGGGCCACTGTGATCCTGAGACTGGCCAGTGCCAGTGTGCTGACGGCTTTACCGGAACAAG GTGCAGTGAGGAGTGTTCGGTCGGCAGCTATGGGCAGGACTGTAAAGGCGTGTGTGACTGCGCCAACGGAGCGCGCTGCTACAACATCGACGGAGGCTGTCTGTGCGAGCCGGGCTTCAGTGGACCACACTGCAGGGAGAGGATGTGTCCTCACGGCACCTACGGCCTTTCCTGTGAACACAGCTGCCTCTGCAATGACAAGAACACGCTCAG CTGTCACCCTATGAAAGGCGAGTGCACGTGCCAGCCAGGCTGGGCAGGACTCCACTGCAACGAAACGTGTGCTCGTGGTTTCTATGGCCACGGTTGCCTTGGgccctgcctgtgtgtgaacGGAGGCATGTGTGACACCGTGAGCGGACACTGTCAGTGTGTCGCTGGGTACACG GGGGATCACTGCGAGAGTCCCTGTAAGAGTGAAACGTATGGGAAGAACTGCTCACTGGAGTGCTCCTGTACCAACGCAGTGGACTGTTCGCCTATTGACGGGACGTGCTTCTGTAAAGAGG GGTGGAGAGGGCGAGACTGCTCCGTCCCCTGCTCAGAGAGCACCTGGGGCCCGGGCTGTAATGCCACCTGCCAGTGCGCCAACGGGGCGTCGTGTAACCCTGCAGATGGATCCTGCGCCTGCatggcaggctggcagggggcCCTGTGTGACCAGTCATGCCCG ATGGGCACGTTTGGGCCAGGCTGCCTGAAGAGGTGTGACTGTCGCCATGCCGATGGGTGCCAAGGTGCCAGCGGGCAGTGCCAGTGTCTGCCAGGGTGGACGG GTTCCCGCTGTACCCTTCCATGCCCAGAGGGTATGTGGGGCCGCAACTGTGAACAAACGTGTTCCTGTCAGAATAGCGCCACCTGTCTGCCTCATAGTGGCGCGTGCGTTTGCCGGCCAGGCTACTGGGGCCCTCTCTGTCAACAGA TCTGCAGTGCGGGCAGGTATGGTGACCAGTGTGGTAACACGTGCCCGTCCTGTGTCCACTCCTCCTCATGCCACCATGTGacgggccagtgtgtgtgtgcgcccggcTACACCGGAGTTCTCTGTGAACATG AATGTCCAGTGGGTCTCTATGGCAAGCAATGTACAGGAACGTGTAGATGCGCCCATAACTCAACATGTCACCACCAAGACGGTTCCTGCCACTGTCCATCTGGTTGGACCAGCCCCGACTGCTCCTCAC AGTGCCAACCCGGGAAGTTTGGTGCAAACTGTGCCCAGACGTGCTCTTGCCCTCCCAACTTCTTCTGTGACCCACAGACCGGAGAATGTGTCTGTGAAACAGGACCAGGCGTCGACTGCAAACAAG AGCGCTTTGTCAGCGTGATGGTGCCCATGTCCCCGGGTGAACGAGACTCATGGGGGGCCATTGCTGGGATCGTGGTGCTGGTCATCCTGGTGGTGCTGCTCCTGGTGCTTCTGCTGCTCTACCGCCGCAGGCAGAAGGAGAAGCAGACCAACACTCCCACCGTGTCCTTCTCCACCACACGCACCTCAAACTCTGAATACGCCGTGCCAG ATGTTCCTCACAGTTACCACCACTATTACTCCAACCCCAGCTACCACACGCTGTCCCAGAGCAGACCTCCTCTACCACACTTCCCTAACAACCATGGCCGTGCCATCAAG aacacaaacaacCAACTGTTCTGCAGCGTGAAGAACATGGAGAGGGAAAGGCGGGGCTTGTTTGGGGCAGAGAGCAATGCAACTCTGCCTGCTGACTGGAAGCACCATGAGACCCGTAAAGACCCAG GAGCTTTTGGAATTGATCGAAGTTACAGCTACAGCGCCAGCCTTGGGAAATATTACAACAAAG AGCTGAAGGACACGGTGGCGGCGAGCAGCAGCTCTCTGAACAGTGAGAACCCGTACGCCACCATCAAAGACCTGCCGGGGCCGCCCTTCTGCTCGCATGAAAGCAGCTACATGGAGATGAAGTCAGCCATGCCTCGTGAGCGGTCCTACACTGAGATCAGTCCTCCGCCGTTCCACACGGCCACCCTGcgcagag AACGCAGTTCCCTTGGCAACGTCCCAGAGGTGGAGCCTCAGAATCACTACGACCTGCCGGTTAACAGCCACATCCCAGGACATTACGACCTGCCACCTGTACGCAGACCACCATCGCCCACACGCAGGAGACCCCCTCAATGA
- the LOC124482740 gene encoding C-type lectin domain family 12 member B isoform X1, with product MDEELNYATLHFKSPNIYIRKHDKEKETIYSDIKIKESVLDQTATPEGNEKPNSRCQLVRMMGLCLGILCFLLVIANIALSVYFRAVIAEINTKLSDYSNITSENYLLNVEMINLERQKQELSKDRDRLNWTLEVILQFDNFPVHDYCPEKQGNAKERECKPCRDNWIVFQSSCYQFMNGWRSWSWSQDDCKSKNADLIVIESQDEQEFISNYTKFYYDVYHGYWIGLSKTEMPNQRWMWVDGSKLTTRYWTPRPIGSGGDCVLAMPRSLGFPNIMTNWNTASCQMQNRWICKTKALIK from the exons CTACATTTCAAATCTCCAAATATTTATATAAGAAAAC ATGACAAAGAAAAGGAAACAATATATTCAGATATAAAGATTAAAGAAAGTGTTCTTGATCAGACAGCTACTCCAGAAG GGAATGAGAAACCCAATTCCCGTTGTCAACTGGTCAGAATGATGGGATTGTGTCTAGGcattctttgttttttgttggtAATAGCCAATATTGCCCTCAGTGTCTACT TCAGAGCTGTCATTGCTGAGATCAACACAAAATTG AGTGATTACAGCAACATCACGTCAGAAAATTATCTTTTAAATGTAGAGATGATCAACTTAGAAAGGCAGAAACAAGAGTTGTCAAAAGACAGGGATAGGCTCAACTGGACTCTTGAGGTCATACTTCAGTTTGACAATTTTCCAGTTCATGACTACTGTCCAGAGAAACAAGGAAATGCCAAAG agagagaatgcaaaCCCTGTCGCGATAACTGGATTGTATTTCAGTCTAGTTGTTATCAGTTCATGAATGGGTGGAGGTCATGGTCTTGGAGTCAAGATGACTGCAAATCTAAGAATGCTGATTTGATTGTCATAGAAAGTCAGGATGAACAG GAATTCATCAGTAACTACACCAAATTCTATTATGATGTATACCATGGCTACTGGATTGGTTTGAGTAAAACAGAGATGCCAAATCAGAGATGGATGTGGGTTGATGGCAGCAAGCTGACAACAAG GTACTGGACACCAAGACCCATTGGTTCTGGAGGTGACTGTGTGTTGGCTATGCCACGAAGCCTTGGGTTTCCCAATATTATGACTAACTGGAATACAGCATCTTGCCAAATGCAGAACAGATGGATCTGCAAGACTAAGGCATTAATAAAATAA
- the gpatch4 gene encoding G patch domain-containing protein 4 isoform X2 translates to MKKLVEEDEEGLISNKKPRKASLAKAKLYGRFVKSATLLSGQEHSEKKSSSSDDSSSSDDEDQRLDLSSTTKLSDADLLKACGGLTAHKGARHGLTMSAKLARLEQQEQEFMLKYGKKNQPTPTATEPVTPDVVEEPAKEPHRKKAKRKEGKDKEDITTDDIVTKSTNLEMKSNKNKKKSLNSDGEGLMDISTSRQKKPTQVENEIEAQTTKKKRSKKRKVMEWNSGTLNELGNDTSVTPQVTNTAEEASIQKIEDSLSQHQTDAETNTKQKKKKKKKKSSKGTGEIAVVEESNDREASQTRTVEEVLPKKKRKRDPVIEVDRSNNPEPTEDEIKRKKKKCKEEKII, encoded by the exons ATGAAAAAGCTtgtggaggaagatgaggaaggTTTGATCTCCAACAAAAAGCCAAGAAAAGCATCGCTGGCCAAAGCCAAATTATATGGACGCTTTGTCAAG TCAGCCACTCTGCTATCAGGACAGGAACACTCAGAGAAAAAGTCCTCCAGTTCAGATGACAGCAGCAGCTCTGACGATGAAGACCAGAGACTAGACCTCTCCAGCACCACCAA GTTATCGGACGCTGATCTCTTGAAGGCTTGTGGTGGGCTCACCGCTCACAA GGGAGCCAGACATGGCCTAACCATGAGTGCCAAGCTAGCAAGACTGGAACAGCAGGAGCAAGAGTTCATGTTAAAATACGGCAAGAAGAACCAACCGACACCCACCGCTACAGAACCTGTAACCCCAGATGTGGTGGAGGAACCAGCTAAGGAGCCCCATCGTAAGAAGGCTAAAAGAAAAGAGGGGAAGGACAAAGAAGATATAACGACTGATGATATTGTCACTAAAAGTACTAATCTGGAAATGAAGTCGAATAAGAACAAAAAGAAAAGTTTGAACAGTGATGGTGAAGGGTTGATGGACATTAGCACATCAAGACAAAAAAAGCCTACTCAAGTAGAAAATGAAATTGAAGCTCAGACAACTAAGAAGAAACgttcaaagaaaagaaaggttATGGAGTGGAATAGTGGCACTTTGAACGAATTAGGAAATGACACCTCTGTCACCCCTCAAGTGACCAATACTGCAGAAGAGGCTTCTATTCAGAAAATAGAAGACAGTCTCTCCCAGCACCAGACGGATGCAGAGACTAACaccaaacagaagaagaagaagaagaagaaaaagtccTCCAAGGGCACAGGGGAGATCGCAGTGGTTGAGGAGAGTAATGACCGGGAAGCTTCCCAAACCAGAACTGTTGAGGAGGTTTTaccaaaaaagaaaaggaagagggACCCTGTTATAGAAGTGGATCGTTCTAATAACCCTGAACCAACGGAGGATGAGATtaagaggaaaaagaaaaaatgcaaGGAAGAGAAAATCATTTAG
- the lmna gene encoding lamin isoform X2, whose translation MLYAEANLFASVWLPWAPGVLAWACDRVVTQRNGKKESELEAALARLRDLEALLNSKDASLSTALGEKRSLEVEVRDLKAQLAKLESSLTDAKKQLQDEMLRRVDAENRMQTLKEELEFQKNISNEGQREMRRRHESRLMEIDSGRQQEFDMKLSEALTELRAQHEEQVSIYKQEIEKTYNSKLENARQSADRNSSMVGAAHEEMQQFRVRMEGMSSQLSQLQKQLAAREAKVRELEESLMRERDSMRRRLEDKDREMADMRMRMQQQLDEYQELLDIKLALDMEISAYRKLLEGEEERLRLSPSPPPTRVTVTRTSGSGTHTRVLKAATAASSSRNSSGSVSAKKRRLNDNDSETSSLAGAVTRTRIAQQASASGRVTVDEVDLEGKFIRLSNKADEDQLLGHWQVKRQVGTSSPIVYKFPPKFTLKAGQTVTIWSATGGGTHNPPSDLVWKTQNTWGSGDLFQTTLISANGEEMAMRKVTRTLFQEEDDDMAAHSTCGVDSEYNLRSRTVICDSCGQTSDRGTSSGVSSGSICSSGGGLPEGLIGQSFIVGNNQRRKGGRQPENCSIM comes from the exons GAATGGTAAGAAGGAGTCTGAGCTGGAAGCAGCTCTGGCCCGACTGAGGGACCTGGAGGCTCTGCTGAACTCCAAAGACGCTTCTCTGTCTACTGCCCTGGGGGAAAAGCGCTCTCTAGAAGTCGAAGTGAGGGACCTGAAGGCCCAGCTGGCCAAG TTGGAAAGCAGCCTGACCGATGCCAAGAAGCAGCTGCAGGATGAGATGCTCAGGAGGGTGGACGCGGAGAACCGCATGCAGACCCTCAAGGAGGAACTGGAGTTCCAGAAGAACATTTCCAACGAG GGTCAGCGTGAGATGCGGCGTAGGCACGAGTCTCGCCTGATGGAAATAGACAGCGGGCGCCAACAAGAGTTTGACATGAAGCTGTCTGAGGCCCTGACTGAACTGAGAGCACAGCACGAGGAGCAGGTCAGCATCTACAAGCAAGAGATCGAGAAGACCTACAACTCCAAG CTGGAGAATGCTCGCCAGTCTGCGGACCGGAACAGCAGCATGGTGGGCGCCGCCCACGAGGAGATGCAACAGTTCCGTGTGCGAATGGAGGGCATGTCGTCCCAGCTCAGCCAGTTGCAGAAGCAG CTGGCGGCACGGGAGGCCAAGGTACGCGAGCTGGAGGAGTCGCTGATGCGGGAGCGGGACAGCATGCGCCGGCGCCTGGAGGACAAAGACCGGGAGATGGCCGACATGCGCATGAGgatgcagcagcagctggacGAGTACCAGGAGCTGCTGGACATCAAGCTGGCTCTGGACATGGAGATCAGCGCCTACAGGAAGctgctggaaggagaggaggagag GCTgcgcctctcccccagccctcctcccacccGGGTCACGGTCACCCGCACCTCGGGCTCGGGCACGCACACCCGCGTGCTCAAGGCCGCCACCGCGGCCAGCAGCAGCCGCAACTCCTCCGGGAGCGTCAGTGCCAAGAAGCGCCGCCTCAACGACAACGACAGCGAAACGTCCAGCCTGGCAGGGGCCGTGACACGCACGCGCATCGCCCAGCAGGCCTCCGCCAGCGGCCGCGTCACAGTGGACGAGGTGGACCTGGAGGGGAAATTCATCCGCCTCAGCAACAAGGCCGAcgag GACCAGCTTCTGGGTCACTGGCAGGTGAAGAGACAGGTGGGCACCAGCAGCCCCATTGTCTACAAGTTCCCTCCCAAGTTCACCCTCAAGGCCGGCCAAACCGTCACT ATCTGGTCAGCTACAGGTGGCGGGACCCATAACCCCCCCTCAGACCTGGTGTGGAAGACCCAGAACACCTGGGGCAGTGGAGACCTGTTCCAGACCACACTGATCAGCGCCAATGGAGAG GAGATGGCCATGAGAAAAGTCACCCGCACCCTATTCCAGGAAGAAGACGATGACATG gCGGCCCACAGCACGTGCGGTGTGGATAGCGAGTACAACCTGCGGAGCCGCACGGTGATCTGCGACTCGTGCGGCCAAACGTCGGATCGTGGTACCTCGTCGGGCGTGTCCAGTGGCTCCATCTGCAGTAGTGGAGGAGGTCTGCCAGAGGGCCTCATTGGACAATCTTTTATTGTTGGCAACAACCAACGCAGAAAG GGAGGTCGCCAACCGGAGAACTGCTCCATAATGTAG
- the LOC124482740 gene encoding C-type lectin domain family 12 member B isoform X2 yields MDEELNYATLHFKSPNIYIRKRNEKPNSRCQLVRMMGLCLGILCFLLVIANIALSVYFRAVIAEINTKLSDYSNITSENYLLNVEMINLERQKQELSKDRDRLNWTLEVILQFDNFPVHDYCPEKQGNAKERECKPCRDNWIVFQSSCYQFMNGWRSWSWSQDDCKSKNADLIVIESQDEQEFISNYTKFYYDVYHGYWIGLSKTEMPNQRWMWVDGSKLTTRYWTPRPIGSGGDCVLAMPRSLGFPNIMTNWNTASCQMQNRWICKTKALIK; encoded by the exons CTACATTTCAAATCTCCAAATATTTATATAAGAAAAC GGAATGAGAAACCCAATTCCCGTTGTCAACTGGTCAGAATGATGGGATTGTGTCTAGGcattctttgttttttgttggtAATAGCCAATATTGCCCTCAGTGTCTACT TCAGAGCTGTCATTGCTGAGATCAACACAAAATTG AGTGATTACAGCAACATCACGTCAGAAAATTATCTTTTAAATGTAGAGATGATCAACTTAGAAAGGCAGAAACAAGAGTTGTCAAAAGACAGGGATAGGCTCAACTGGACTCTTGAGGTCATACTTCAGTTTGACAATTTTCCAGTTCATGACTACTGTCCAGAGAAACAAGGAAATGCCAAAG agagagaatgcaaaCCCTGTCGCGATAACTGGATTGTATTTCAGTCTAGTTGTTATCAGTTCATGAATGGGTGGAGGTCATGGTCTTGGAGTCAAGATGACTGCAAATCTAAGAATGCTGATTTGATTGTCATAGAAAGTCAGGATGAACAG GAATTCATCAGTAACTACACCAAATTCTATTATGATGTATACCATGGCTACTGGATTGGTTTGAGTAAAACAGAGATGCCAAATCAGAGATGGATGTGGGTTGATGGCAGCAAGCTGACAACAAG GTACTGGACACCAAGACCCATTGGTTCTGGAGGTGACTGTGTGTTGGCTATGCCACGAAGCCTTGGGTTTCCCAATATTATGACTAACTGGAATACAGCATCTTGCCAAATGCAGAACAGATGGATCTGCAAGACTAAGGCATTAATAAAATAA
- the gpatch4 gene encoding G patch domain-containing protein 4 isoform X1, whose protein sequence is MAETVQEKSRGMKFAEQQLLRHGWEQGKGLGREENGISEAIKVKVKCDKSGVGHCHSEQFTFHWWDHVFNKASSSLEVESDQNGVKMKKLVEEDEEGLISNKKPRKASLAKAKLYGRFVKSATLLSGQEHSEKKSSSSDDSSSSDDEDQRLDLSSTTKLSDADLLKACGGLTAHKGARHGLTMSAKLARLEQQEQEFMLKYGKKNQPTPTATEPVTPDVVEEPAKEPHRKKAKRKEGKDKEDITTDDIVTKSTNLEMKSNKNKKKSLNSDGEGLMDISTSRQKKPTQVENEIEAQTTKKKRSKKRKVMEWNSGTLNELGNDTSVTPQVTNTAEEASIQKIEDSLSQHQTDAETNTKQKKKKKKKKSSKGTGEIAVVEESNDREASQTRTVEEVLPKKKRKRDPVIEVDRSNNPEPTEDEIKRKKKKCKEEKII, encoded by the exons ATGGCTGAAACTGTGCAGGAGAAAAGCCGTGGAATGAAATTCGCTGAACAACAGCTACTGCGTCATGGCTGGGAACAAG GTAAAGGTTTAGGGCGAGAGGAGAATGGTATTTCAGAGGCaatcaaagtcaaagtgaaatGTGATAAGAGTGGGGTGGGACATTGCCACAGCGAGCAGTTCACCTTCCACTGGTGGGACCATGTATTCAACAAAGCCTCGTCCAGTCTGGAGGTGGAGTCTGACCAG AATGGCGTGAAGATGAAAAAGCTtgtggaggaagatgaggaaggTTTGATCTCCAACAAAAAGCCAAGAAAAGCATCGCTGGCCAAAGCCAAATTATATGGACGCTTTGTCAAG TCAGCCACTCTGCTATCAGGACAGGAACACTCAGAGAAAAAGTCCTCCAGTTCAGATGACAGCAGCAGCTCTGACGATGAAGACCAGAGACTAGACCTCTCCAGCACCACCAA GTTATCGGACGCTGATCTCTTGAAGGCTTGTGGTGGGCTCACCGCTCACAA GGGAGCCAGACATGGCCTAACCATGAGTGCCAAGCTAGCAAGACTGGAACAGCAGGAGCAAGAGTTCATGTTAAAATACGGCAAGAAGAACCAACCGACACCCACCGCTACAGAACCTGTAACCCCAGATGTGGTGGAGGAACCAGCTAAGGAGCCCCATCGTAAGAAGGCTAAAAGAAAAGAGGGGAAGGACAAAGAAGATATAACGACTGATGATATTGTCACTAAAAGTACTAATCTGGAAATGAAGTCGAATAAGAACAAAAAGAAAAGTTTGAACAGTGATGGTGAAGGGTTGATGGACATTAGCACATCAAGACAAAAAAAGCCTACTCAAGTAGAAAATGAAATTGAAGCTCAGACAACTAAGAAGAAACgttcaaagaaaagaaaggttATGGAGTGGAATAGTGGCACTTTGAACGAATTAGGAAATGACACCTCTGTCACCCCTCAAGTGACCAATACTGCAGAAGAGGCTTCTATTCAGAAAATAGAAGACAGTCTCTCCCAGCACCAGACGGATGCAGAGACTAACaccaaacagaagaagaagaagaagaagaaaaagtccTCCAAGGGCACAGGGGAGATCGCAGTGGTTGAGGAGAGTAATGACCGGGAAGCTTCCCAAACCAGAACTGTTGAGGAGGTTTTaccaaaaaagaaaaggaagagggACCCTGTTATAGAAGTGGATCGTTCTAATAACCCTGAACCAACGGAGGATGAGATtaagaggaaaaagaaaaaatgcaaGGAAGAGAAAATCATTTAG